Proteins co-encoded in one Epinephelus moara isolate mb chromosome 13, YSFRI_EMoa_1.0, whole genome shotgun sequence genomic window:
- the syt5b gene encoding synaptotagmin Vb produces the protein MRLASDGVGVRARRAAEPSEPESEEATEPAHHEHSHAEHHEHSHTEHHPGHDYNHMKEKFMNELGHLPIPVWAVAAIVVVVLVLVACFIFCLFKKCFAKKKKPKKVRERKTGRRKKEKEGEGEAGEKEGEVKKEGEEEEKEQEKLGKLEFSLDYNFTDAQLIVGILQAQDLAAMDMGGTSDPYVKVFLLPDKKKKYETKVQRKNLCPVFNETFIFKIPYAELGGKTLVLQVFDFDRFSKHDMIGEIKIPMNSVDLGQPMQQWRDLESGEKEEQEKLGDICISLRYVPTAGKLTVNIMEAKNLKKMDVGGLSDPYVKIVLQQNGKRIKKKKTTVKKNTLNPYFNESFSFDVPFEQIQKVQVVITVFDYDKLGSNDPIGKTFMGYGATGVGLRHWSDMLANPRRPVAQWHTLLPEEEVDAAVKAKPR, from the exons ATGAGGTTGGCCAGTGACGGGGTCGGGGTCCGGGCCCGGAGGGCTGCAGAGCCGTCTGAACCAGAGTCGGAGGAAGCAACAGAGCCGGCTCACCACGAGCACTCTCATGCAGAACACCATGAGCACTCGCATACAGAACATCACCCCGGCCACGACTACAACCACATGAAGGAGAAGTTCATGAATGAACTCGGTCATCTGCCAA tCCCTGTGTGGGCTGTAGCAGCCATCGTTGTGGTGGTCCTTGTTTTGGTGGCGTGCTTCATCTTCTGCCTTTTCAAGAAATGCTTTgcgaaaaagaaaaagccaaagaaagtgagggagaggaagacaggTCGCCgcaaaaaggaaaaggaaggtGAAGGAGAGGCGGGAGAGAAg GAGGGGGAGGTGaagaaggaaggagaggaagaggagaaggaacaGGAAAAGTTGGGTAAGCTGGAGTTCTCGTTGGACTACAACTTCACAGATGCCCAG CTCATAGTGGGTATCCTTCAGGCTCAGGACCTCGCAGCTATGGACATGGGGGGAACCTCAGACCCCTATGTCAAAGTCTTTTTGTTGCCagacaaaaagaagaagtaCGAGACCAAAGTTCAGCGCAAGAACTTATGCCCCGTTTTCAACGAGACTTTCATCTTCAAG ATCCCGTATGCAGAGTTGGGCGGAAAGACTTTGGTGCTGCAAGTTTTTGACTTTGACCGTTTCTCCAAGCACGATATGATCGGCGAGATAAAGATCCCCATGAACAGCGTTGATTTGGGACAGCCAATGCAACAATGGAGAGACTTGGAGAGTGGTGAGAAGGAGGAG CAAGAAAAACTGGGCGATATTTGCATTTCTTTACGATATGTCCCAACTGCTGGGAAACTGACCGTGAACATCATGGAGGCAAAGAACCTGAAGAAAATGGATGTTGGTGGTTTATCAG ATCCGTATGTGAAGAttgttttgcagcaaaatgggaaGCGGATTAAGAAGAAAAAGACGACAGTCAAGAAAAACACGCTCAATCCTTACTTTAATGAGAGTTTCAGCTTTGACGTCCCCTTTGAGCAGATACAG AAAGTGCAAGTCGTCATCACAGTGTTTGACTACGACAAACTTGGAAGCAATGACCCCATTGGAAAAACCTTCATGGGTTATGGAGCTACGGGAGTCGGCCTGCGCCACTGGTCAGATATGCTTGCTAACCCTAGGCGTCCAGTTGCTCAATGGCACACTCTTCTGCCAGAAGAAGAAGTCGACGCGGCAGTCAAAGCAAAACCTCGTTAA
- the zgc:56095 gene encoding ferritin, lower subunit-like, which yields MQSVVKQNLHSETEGDVNKLINLKLNASYTFLALGMYFDRDDIALPKFSTFFLERSVKEREQAEKLLEYQNMRGGRILLQTIAKPSREDWRGGLDAMSFSLDYQKSLNTCILDVHRRAGVHSDPHMCDFLEQHFLTDSHETIKKLGDYVGSLTRITASETHGPMGEYLFDKHTL from the exons ATGCAGTCTGTGGTGAAACAAAACCTCCACTCGGAGACTGAAGGAGACGTCAACAAACTCATCAACCTGAAGCTCAATGCATCCTACACCTTCCTTGCTCTG GGGATGTATTTTGACAGGGATGATATTGCCCTGCCAAAATTCTCCACTTTTTTCCTGGAGCGCTcggtgaaagagagagaacaagCTGAGAAGCTGCTGGAATATCAGAACATGAGAGGAGGTCGGATTTTGCTTCAGACCATTGCC AAACCAAGTAGAGAGGACTGGAGAGGTGGTTTGGATGCAATGTCCTTTTCCCTGGACTACCAGAAGTCCTTGAACACATGTATCCTCGATGTGCACCGCAGAGCTGGTGTCCACTCCGACCCTCAT ATGTGTGACTTCCTGGAGCAGCACTTCCTTACCGACAGCCATGAGACCATCAAGAAGCTGGGCGATTACGTTGGCAGTCTGACCCGCATCACTGCGTCCGAGACACACGGCCCAATGGGAGAATACCTCTTTGACAAGCACACTCTGTAA